In Palaemon carinicauda isolate YSFRI2023 chromosome 18, ASM3689809v2, whole genome shotgun sequence, a genomic segment contains:
- the LOC137657511 gene encoding uncharacterized protein, with protein sequence MDGSSLRSRSHKSRRSVKSTASSVKSSLIQEKAKLAGLLAQRALLEKQTEIAQQQAELKAKEDLFKLDGEIESARAREKVFQEEVIPSTDKVLNPETPAFVPSHNVHQNKPNVTMPFLPMAPAPESFYQSQQQLAAAMMLPHAEVTKFCGDLLEYASFMLAFNDRIVPHTTSDSNRLYFLNQHLEGKPKSLIAGCMFMNASEGYIEAKRLLDKVYGDPYKVSMAYIDKLTKWPQVRGDNSESLQEYA encoded by the coding sequence ACTGCGAAGCAGGTCACATAAATCTAGGAGGTCAGTTAAAAGCACGGCATCAAGTGTAAAGTCTTCTCTCATACAGGAGAAGGCAAAGTTAGCCGGTTTGCTTGCACAGAGGGCACTGCTTGAGAAACAAACAGAAATAGCCCAACAACAGGCAGAATTAAAAGCCAAGGAAGATTTGTTTAAGTTGGATGGTGAAATTGAATCAGCAAGGGCGAGGGAGAAGGTGTTCCaggaagaagttattccatcgaCAGACAAAGTTTTAAACCCTGAAACACCAGCATTTGTTCCCAGTCACAATGTGCATCAAAATAAACCCAATGTGACCATGCCTTTTCTACCCATGGCACCTGCCCCAGAGTCATTCTACCAAAGTCAGCAACAGTTAGCAGCGGCTATGATGCTGCCTCATGCTGAAGTGACCAAGTTTTGTGGTGATCTTCTTGAATATGCATCATTCATGTTGGCATTTAATGACCGCATCGTGCCACACACCACATCAGACTCCAACAGGCTGTATTTCTTAAATCAGCATCTAGAAGGAAAGCCTAAGTCACTCATAGCTGGGTGCATGTTTATGAATGCATCTGAAGGATACATTGAAGCAAAAAGACTTCTGGACAAAGTGTATGGAGATCCATACAAGGTTTCCATGGCATACATAGACAAGCTAACCAAGTGGCCACAAGTGAGAGGTGATAACAGTGAATCCTTGCAGGAATATGCTTAA